AAGTCCGTAAGCGTACTTTTCCACCTACAACACTGTCAGTGACTACGGCTGGAGGAGCATCAGTCCCATTCCATACTCCACCAATCACGTAGGGTCGATGGATATCACCATGCTCAAAAGCTACTAAAACTTCATCATTAACTTCTGGCAAACAATCAAGCCCTCTATTAGCTCCTGCGCCTACGCCCACGACCCTAGCCCAGTTGCTTTCGTGTTCCTCGGTAAGCGTCGGAAATTTAACTTTGACCCTTCCGCATTGGTCAGGATCATTATTGTTTGTAACTATACCAACCAACATGGTTTGACCTGGTTGCAAATGAGTCTTGGATGACAAAATGGAATACAAATCGCCACCACGTAGACCGCGCACGCTGAAATGGGTAGTGTACGTTCGATTCTGAAATAAATGATGAGTTTCGGTAACATAATAACTACCGCTATAGTTGCCCATGTCAGTTAGCTTTATGACCTTACCCGCCCTGATCAAAGGATTACCAGTGCCTTTTGCATCAGCATTGACAAATTCTCCCCCCAATTCATCACATAGAGATTGAGCGATTTTTTGAGCTTCAGCAGCGCTAAAAATTGGCTGATCGACAACAATCATTTTCGGACCAGTGGGCTTACCAGAAAATGCACTACTAGTTGAACTGCCTTTACCGCTAGTATTGCTGGTAATTACTGACTCAGTGGATGCTGTAGAAACGATCGCTCTTTTTGTCTTGTAGTCCCAGCCTCTTACTTCAACCGAGTTAACTTGCTCTGCCCCCGTAACACGGACGCGAAAGCTAGATAGATCTTTTAACCATTTAAGAGATATCTCTGCACCTTTTGTAGATTTACGAAAATTTAATTTCCCATCTTGCATATATAGCTCAAAACCATTGCGGGCTGCTCGTTCCTGCAAAAATTCCATATTCGTTTGATTCTCTTGGAATACATATTTATGGATTGGGGTAGTTTCGGTGATCGTCCCAGTTGCAATGCCAGATTCACCAGCTAGTTTTTTGACAATATCGCTATCACTCATTTCTAAGAAAGAACGATTGTGCCGACCTCTATGTAAGCGATGAGCAACGTCATAGCCACGAATGATAATCGGAGCCTTGGCTTCTGCCGTAAAATCTGTTTCTATGGCAGTAATTTCACCTTCTAAGACATATGCAGACGATGCATCGTCAAAGTCAGGGTCTTCTGTGGTGCTGGCGGTGAATCCAATCTTGACTTTTTTACCGATCGCAAATTTGCTCATATGCTTCCAAGGTGCTGTGCTATCACCATAGAAGTAATTATTACTAATGATCAGTGTAAACATGCCGAGTTGATGCAGGCTTTCTTCGGCAGATACTTGCAAAATATCGGCAATCAAGTCTTCGGAAGCAGGAGTTCCATCAATTGTAAGGGAGAACTGAGATCTATATGTTGCTGGCATTGGTAATTTTAGTTAGTAATAAAAAAGTGTTGTTGGGAATATTTCTAAATGTCATCAACTAACTTAAATGTCATCAACTTCTTGGAGATCAATGCTTACCTTTGCTCTGACAGGAGTACCGTCGGCGAGAAACATGGTTAGATCATAGCTAATGCTGGTGACAACACATTTAAGATATTGTTCTCCCCAAGCAAATATATATACGGGTGGACGTTTTAATGACCCTGCAATTTCTGTGGATTTGATGATCGGCGAGATGAGATCGAGAACGCTTGTCTTGGTTGGGTATTCATAAGTATCAAACCATAAATTTGATAACTTCAAAGTTTCCGCACCTCGATTGGAGTAAGAAACTTTTGGAAAACCTGCTGCGGTATATGCACCATCCTCTACTTTCCAAGTAACCGTTCTCGCAAACGACAAACTTTCGGGGTTAAATTGGAAATTGATGGCTACAGCACCTGCATCGGTGGTGGTGAGCATTGCTTTAACGAGTGTCATAATCTGTTTACCTAAAAGTTTCTGAAAAAGTCTCTAAAATAACTGATTAAAGCTTTGAATTACCAAGGTAATCTTCCTTGATATCTCGTTCCCTGTCGTTCCCTTTCTGTTTCTAAGCGATGCTTTAATAAAATATATATCTCTTGAGCAAGGGTTTCAAGATTTTCGGCAAAGTTCTCGGCATTATAACTATGATTGTTTTGACTGGTATTAACTGAAACTTGAGCTTCTGGCAAAGTATCAGATGTAAGTTCGCGTTGAATTGTATTAGATCGAGTATTTGTAATTTTGTTGGGATTTCCTTTTTGTAATCCTGTTGGGGTTAAGTATAAGTCTTGATCATTATCGCTAGGAGGACTATCAGCCGATCGCTGAATGGTTGTTTGATTGCTAGTAGAACTTGTGGAAGGACTTGAGGGACTTGCGAGTGGACTGCGATCGCTAGTACTAGACGTTTGTTTGTTAAGTGAGCTTGTGGATGAACTAGCCTTTGGTGGTGGTGGTAAGTTCGCTAACAATTCTGATATGTTTGCCCAACCCGTAGAATTTGTCTGACTATTGCTACTGTCAGCGTTTTTGTCTTGCATAGGTTGGATCGTTTTAGCAAAGTTGTTTAAACTATTGGGCAAGCTATTTTGAGTAGATCGATCTTGTCGATCTGTTGGCGATCGCTGTACTGTTTGTGATGTTATGGGGCTAGGAATCTGGAGTGATGGCAGTAACGAAAAGTTACCTAGGTAATCAGTATGAGCAAGATTTTCAATGGTTTTGGGAAGCTGCAAATCTTTGGTATTACTAGGATCGGCTAACATTTGAAGGATTGTTTGATTGGTGTTTTGCTCTACAGAAGTTTGGTTATTGGTGGTATTTTCTTTTTCCTGATCGTTTTTTTTCTGGATTTGTTGTTGGTTCTCATGGTCTAGGTTCTCAGATGTCTGAGAACTTACTTCAGTCTCTAGGGCAACTAAATCAGTATCTCTTTGGATGATATTAGGACGATCAACTGTTAAGGTGCTGTCTACATTACTTGATTCTGAATAATCTAAATTTCTTTGAACTGGTTGAATACGATCAACTTGAGAGATATTATCTATTGTAGAATCAACAATTTCTCTTTGCAATTTACTCTGAGCGTCATTAGTTATAGAAGATTGTGTAGTATCAATAACTGATAAATCAGATTCTCTTTGGATAACGGAATTGTTTTGATAAACGTTATCTACTGTTGAAATATCAGGGTCAAATTGTCTTTGGATTGCTTCGTTTTGAGGAGAACTTGTAATATCATTTTTAATAACAGTTGCCCCATTAGATTCTCGTTGAGGAGTGTAATTGCTCTGAGAAATATCTGTCATTGAAACATCAGATTGTCTCTGTATTGCATCAACAGATGAATCAGTAGATGAATCAGTTTTTTGTGTTTGTTGAGTAAGATCTCCTTGAGTAATATCATCTACTGCAATGCTTGATAGTCTCTGTATTTCATTGGTTGGGGACGACTGTGTAATATCAACAGGCGATAGATCGGAAGCAATATCTATATCTACGGGAATGTCAGCATCACCAAATCTCTGAATTTGTTGTGATTCTCTATTTATAGAAATATTAGATGTTGATAAATCAGGCTTTGTTTGAATTTGTTGCGGGTGATCTCTCTCAGCTCGACTATCTAAAACAGGAGATTCATCAGATTGTCTCTGGATACCATCAACTTGAGGTGGTTGTGTACTATCAGCAGGTGGTAAATCAGAGTTGTTTTGAATTGTTAGGCGATCGCTTTGAGCAATCCTATCTACATCTGAAATGTTAGGTTGTCTCTGTATTTCACTAGCCTGTGAGTCTTGCTTAACATCTAACGCAGATATAGCTGGTTCACTTGAAATATTGCGATCGCTTTGGGAAGTATTATCTACTAAAGATTCTCTTTGAATTGATTGAGCAGAATTACTTGTAAGAGTTCTATCAGCAATAGATAAATTAGTTGGCTGTGTTTGTGGAGCAAGATTTCCTTGAGAAATTATTTCAGCAGCATCTACTGGAAGATTAGATGTTTCTTGGTTGTCAG
This genomic stretch from Pseudanabaena galeata CCNP1313 harbors:
- a CDS encoding VgrG-related protein; the protein is MPATYRSQFSLTIDGTPASEDLIADILQVSAEESLHQLGMFTLIISNNYFYGDSTAPWKHMSKFAIGKKVKIGFTASTTEDPDFDDASSAYVLEGEITAIETDFTAEAKAPIIIRGYDVAHRLHRGRHNRSFLEMSDSDIVKKLAGESGIATGTITETTPIHKYVFQENQTNMEFLQERAARNGFELYMQDGKLNFRKSTKGAEISLKWLKDLSSFRVRVTGAEQVNSVEVRGWDYKTKRAIVSTASTESVITSNTSGKGSSTSSAFSGKPTGPKMIVVDQPIFSAAEAQKIAQSLCDELGGEFVNADAKGTGNPLIRAGKVIKLTDMGNYSGSYYVTETHHLFQNRTYTTHFSVRGLRGGDLYSILSSKTHLQPGQTMLVGIVTNNNDPDQCGRVKVKFPTLTEEHESNWARVVGVGAGANRGLDCLPEVNDEVLVAFEHGDIHRPYVIGGVWNGTDAPPAVVTDSVVGGKVRLRTFKTRVGHQLQFVEEDKSPTKKGVYLNTIGGHNLRLNDSDKFVELETTGGHKFRADDNSKVISLTSTGDITVKTGTSGTSKDLTINAANMTLTATTNITLKVGSNKIVISNTGVVIEGAQVQIKGTTTAKMEAPVINVEATGANTIKGGIVNVDASGIAVIKGSLVKIN
- a CDS encoding CIS tube protein, which encodes MTLVKAMLTTTDAGAVAINFQFNPESLSFARTVTWKVEDGAYTAAGFPKVSYSNRGAETLKLSNLWFDTYEYPTKTSVLDLISPIIKSTEIAGSLKRPPVYIFAWGEQYLKCVVTSISYDLTMFLADGTPVRAKVSIDLQEVDDI